TCCTCCACTACAGCGGACAGTGGGAAGTGCCGGCCAAACCGCTCACCCCTTCTGGAGGGCAATTGGTCGATGCCGAGGCGCGTGCAACTTTGGAAGCGCTCATAGCAGCCTTGGTTGCTGTTGGCGTTTTCCCGGCCTGAGGTCGGAACAAGGGCGCAGGTTCCTTGTTGAGCAGCTGACGGGCCGAGAATTCCGGCTGTTTGTCCGGATGTTGCTAAAATTGCGGCATTCTTGCAACAGGTTGGAGCGTTTGCCTGCTTGCTTAGCCACTGGGGAAAAGTTAGATGAGAATCTCTTGGTGGCTCCAATTCGCTAAAAGGGGAATTACATAATGAGGAAACTCGTCATCGGAATGGCGATGGCCTCCACTGCCCTCGCATCACCGGCCTTGGCCCGTGACGATGCTTGGTACGTCGAGGTAGACGGCGGCGTCATGGTCGTCGAAGACATCGATCTCAACGTCAACGGCAACAACGACTCGCTGACAGTCGCAACCACCGAAGGCTACGACTTCGGCGGCATCGTCGGGTATGACTTCGGTCCTGTCCGTCTTGAAGCCGAAGCAAGCTACCGTGAAGCAGAAGTTGATGGCGTCAATGTTGGTACTGCAGGCTTCCCTGCAGGCCCGGCTGGCCGTCTTGCTCCGTCGGGCGCTTACCCGGCCAATGGTAGCGTCAGCTCGCTGAGCTTCATGGTCAACGGTCTCGCGGACTTCGGTCCCGACGACGGTATCCAGGGTTTCGTCGGTGGCGGTATCGGTGTTGCACGCACTGACATCAATGCAACGATCAATACCACTGGCACTGCCGGTCTCGACGATTCCGACAGCGGTCTTGCATGGCAGATCATTGGCGGCATCCGCGCACCGCTGAACGATAACTGGGACGTCGGTCTCAAGTATCGCATGTTCACGGCTGAAAATGTGGTACTGGTGGATCGCTCAGGTCGCACGGTCGACGACAAGTTCCGGTCGCACTCCATTCTTGGAACGCTGACCTATAACTTTGGCTCGGCTCCGCCTCCCCCGCCACCTCCGCCGCCGCCGCCTCCGCCGCCGCCTCCACCACCCCCGCCGCCGCCGCCGCCTCCAGCTGCGCCGACGTGCAACACGGGTCCTTACATCGTATTCTTCGATTGGGATGAGTCGGCAATCACTCCGGAAGCAGCGACGATTCTGAACAATGCAGTTACGGCATATGCCAACTGTGGTTCGGCTTCGGTCATGCTTGCTGGTCACGCAGATGCGTCGGGCTCCAAGACTTACAACGTGGGCCTGTCCCAGCGTCGTAACGCCTCGGTTCGCGATTACCTGTCAGGTCGCGGCATCCCTGATGCCCGTATCAGCAGCGAAGCGTTTGGTGAAACCCAGCTTCGCGTTCCGACCGCAGACGGCGTTCGCGAACTGCAGAACCGTCGCGTGGAAGTTACTTACGGTCCGGGTTCGGGCATGTAAGCCAAGCTTTTACGAGCAAAATGAATTGGGGGCCGGAGCAATCCGGCCCCTTTTTCGTTATAGGGTCAGGTGAACAACACAGGACCTCTTTATGAAACTCTTTGCTGTCGCGGCTATGGCTGCCCTCCCTTTGCTCGCATCCTGTTCAACAGCGAGCCAGCTACCAACCGAGCGGCTTGGTAGCGCGACGGTCAGCCTCAGCAACGGCGTACCTGCCGGGACGGCCCAGCTGTTGGCGACCGGTGATATTGTATCTCTGACCGTGGCAGTTTCCGGCATCCCTGCCGGCCCGCATGGATTCCACCTTCATACGACCGGGAGGTGCGAGCGGCCTGGATTCCAATCCGCCGGCGGGCATCTCAATCCTACGGGTGAAGGCCACGGCCTCGAGGATGATGATGGAAGCCACTTGGGTGACCTGCCCAACCTTGTCGCACAATCAACAGGCCTCACAACAAAGACGGTAATGCTGCGTGGCACCAGACAGATGATCCTGACCGAATTGTTCGATCAAGACGGCACCGCAGTCATGATACACGCTGATCCCGATGACGGCACTAGCGAACCCTCCGGCAATGCCGGGCGACGGATCGCCTGCGGCGTGCTCAAACGCAGCTAGAGCTAGAGCAAGAGCTTTAGACAGCCTCGCCCGCCGCGCGAGCGCGTTCGAGCAATGTCCTCTCTGCCTCAGGCACGGTTCTATATGCCACAAATAGCAAGATCAGACCGATAGGTACCGCTACCAGAAGGCTCAGTCCTCCCGTCGAGAGGCTATCCGTCACGGTGGATACCTGCCCTGCCAGATAAGGCCCAAGGGCCAGGCCAACCAGGGTGGTCGAGAGGAAGAAGGTCGCTGTTGCCGTCCCGCGCATGCGGGGAAGCACCAGATCCTGAGTTGTGGCCGCAGCTCCGCCGAGGGCAGAACTGCCAAACAGAGACTGCAAGAACGCGGCGATATAGAACACGACCGGATCCTGCGCCGTAAACATGATGTAGAGAAACGGCGCTGCACCGACGAGACCGACCGCAACCATGATCAGGCGCCCAGCCGGATTGCGTTTGCGCAACCAGTCTGCTGCCCATCCACCGAGCACCACACCAAGAAAGCCACCTGCGGCTCCGGGTCCGCCAATCCAGAAGCCCGCCAAAGCCGGTGCTTCGCCAAGGATACGAATGGCATAGGGGGCAGCCCAGAATGACGCCGCATATGACATGAACGCCACCATGCCGTATCCCAGGATAGTCGTCAGGAATGCTGGGGTACCCCAGATCAACTTGAAGGCTGCCTCATCGCGGCGCTTCAAGGTCGAAGCCCAGGAGAAGATGGCGTAGTACCCGATCCCGACAGCAATCCATTGCTGGTAGTTGCCGGTAAGCTCAGCGAGCGCGAATGCGGTACCGCCGATGACCAGTGCCCCGGCAAGGTTGATCAAGATGCCGCGCGTCCCAGCCTGGGCCGCACCGATAAGCGTGAAAGGCGGAATGACAGCCACCAGCTCGCGCAAAAAGCCGCGGAAAGGATCTTTGACTGGTTCTGCAATCAATCCTTCGCTCTGCCCACGCAGCGGTTCGCGCAGAGTGAAAACAAGCATTGCGAGCAGCAAGCCAGGCAGACCGACGAGAATGAAGGCGGCTTGCCATCCGGCCAGACCTAATGGCGCGTCGACTGGATATGACTCGTTCCAACGCTCCACGATCGCACCGCCGATCAGCAGTGAAACGCCGCCACCGATATAAAGGCCGGACGAGTAAATCGCGAGCGCAGTGGCCCGCATCTTCTTGGGAAACCAGTCTGAAATCAGCGAATAGGCACTCGGGCTCGCCGTCGCCTCACCCACACCCACACCAATCCGGGCCACACTGAGAGCGGTGAAGCTCTTGGCGAAGCCAGAGAGCACAGTGAATGCCGACCAAATCGCAAGGCCTGCCGTCATCAAGCGAACCCGGTGCCAACTGTCAGCCAGCTTGCCGAGCGGAATGCCAAAGAGAGCATAGAAAACGCCAAACGCTGTCCCGTAGAGGAAGCCGATCTGGTCATCGCGCAAGCCGAGATCTGCCTTGATATCCTCAGCCAGGATCGAAATGATGTTTCGGTCTACAAAGTTGAGGACATAGACGATCACCAAGATGCCCAGTGCGTACCAGCTATATGCGGGCACCTTCTCGGTTTGCGATGCGGCGACGGGCGCTTGATCGTCAGATTCGCTCACACATTCTCTCCCTGGATCGGCGGAGCATCCGCCGGATACATCAAACCATCAGTCAAACCGGCTTCGCTAAATCCCTTGCGGCGCAAGCGACAGCTGTCACACGCACCGCAGGGTTGTGCCCCTGGGAGCGGATCGTAGCACGACCAGCTCCATGCTGAATCCAGCCCAAGCCGATCTGCCTCACGTGCAATGTCGGCCTTGGTCATATTCTGCAAGGGGGTATGGATATGAAAGGGTGCACCTTCTTCAACCCCAGCTTTGGTCGCGAGATTCGCCGTCGCGGCGAAACTCTCGATAAATTCGGGCCGGCAGTCGGGATAGCCGGAGTAATCGAGCGCATTCACGCCAATAAACAGGTCGCGCGCGCCTGATGCCTCGGCAAAAGCGGTCGTCAATGACAGGAAGACGAGGTTTCGAGCGGGAACGTAAGTTACAGGTATATCATCCGCGACGCCCGTCTTGGGAACATCGATATCGGCAGTAAGCGCCGAACCACCGAATTTGCGAAGATCGAGGGATATTTCAACGTGTCGCTCAGCTCCAAGCTTCGTCGCAATAACGCTGGCGGCGTCCAGTTCGATCCTGTGGCGTTGGCCATAGTCAATCGAGAGCGCATGAATGGCAAAACCCTGCTCGCGCGCGATGGCTGCCGTAACCATGGAATCAAGGCCGCCCGAAAGCAGGACAGCTGCCGCCTTGCGCGAATTGCCACTCATTAGTTGCGGCTAGCGCAGAACCATCCGGCGCCCAAGCGCAAAGTTCTACCGACAGGCCCCGACCCGGCGACCTTCGGCTGTGAATGAGAATGGCAGCCCACCCTCGATGCCCTGAGACTCGATCTGGACCAGCAGATTGCTTTCGCGGCGAATACTCGTTCTTCCGTAGCCATTCCCACGGCAGGTATATTGCACGGTCACTTCTGCTTGCCCGTCCTCGACGACAAACCGATTGCATTTCGGCGTCCGGTGGCGAAGCTGGATAAGGTCACGGCCACTACCCAGGCAAAGTTTGCGTGCAGGCGAGCCATCACGATAGCGAATCTCCCACTCACCTGGTTGCAGTTTGTCCAGCATGGCGAGCGAAGGTGCCTGCGCCTGGGTCGGCACAGTCAACGCAACAATGGATGCACCCAAAGCAATCACTGCCGATTGCAGCCGGGCGCGAGAGAGCATTTTCATATCCATCCCTTCGCCTGGCGACCTCACAATTTCATAGATTTACAAGCTTTGCGGCAATCTGAACAGCCGCAACTTCGAAACGTCAGACCGCCACGGAGAAAAGCTTCGAACAAAAGGCGCAATCGACCACGATAACGCCCTCGTCATTGCGCATGGCATCCCGCTCTGCAGGCGGGAAGCGGCCGAGAACTTGCTCGTAATGCTCGGCAGAACAGCGGCACCCGCGTGACAGAGCAGCGCCATGCTGTGTCCTGATTTCGTCCTCCTCGTGGAAGAGCCGCCACACCAGGGCTTCCATAGACAAAGCCGGATCCAGCAATTCATCATGGCGAATGCTGCCCGCCATAACCGAAACGTACTCCCATTCGGGATGGTCCAAGCGAACATGCAGTCGTTCGCGACCTTCCTCGCCATCGGCAAGGTGTTGCACCAGCATGCCAGCCCCGACACAACCACTGTCGCCAGATTTGATGGCGACACGAATCAGCGTTGGCACCTGCTCTGACTGCACGAAATAGCTCTCGCAAGCCTGCGAAAGGCTCTCGCCCTCCAGCGGCACGATGCCTTGATAGCGGCCTCGTTCGTCTGCCATGTCGAATGTGATCGCGAGATAGCCTTCGCCAAATAGCGCTGAGAGCGACGGGTTCGCGCCCAACGCTCCGAACCGGCCCTCGTCAAAATCGACATAGCCACGGACTTCACCATTGCGGAAATCACATACGAGCAGATTGACGACGCCGCCCTTGGTCTGGGCCTGCATCGTCATTTGCCCCTGATCCTGCTTGACCAGGCTGCCGATCAATGTTGCCAGCACCAAGGCTTCGGCCAGCAAGTGTGTGATCGCAGGGGGATAGTCATGGGCCGACAAGACCGTTTCAAGCACATCATCGAGCCTCACCACCCGCCCGCGCACATCGCGCGAGGGGATCGTGAACCCCAGGGTTCGATCCGAGAAAATCTCTGTTGGCTGCTGCATGGGCGACATATGGGGTGGCTCAGGCAGAAAGAAAGCCTGCCAGCCTCTAGAGCTTTCCCAGAGCCCACAGCAGGATCGACTTCTGGGCGTGAACCCTGTTTTCAGCCTCGTCAAAAACGACAGACTGCGGGCCCTCGATAACCTCTTGTGTCACTTCTTCCCCAACATGGGCGGGTAAGCAGTGAAGGAAAATGGCATCTGCCTTGGCCTGCGCCATCAGATTGGCATCAACCCGAAAGGGGCTCATCGCTTCGATCTTTGTCGTCGCATGGTCCTGTCCCATCGAAACCCAAGTGTCGGTGACCACCACGTCGGCCCCGTCTGCGGCTGCAACAGGATCGTCTGTTAGCGTCACCGTTGCACCACCGTCACGCGCCATCGCGACGAATTCTTCGTCCGGCTCGAAACCCTTTGGGGTGCCGATCCGGACATTGAATTTCATCAGGCCGGCAGCTTCCAGCACCGAGTGCAGGACATTGTTGCCATCACCGAGCCACGCCATCTCGAGCCCGGGCAATGGCTTGCCCCGCTCGATAATTGTGAGCAGATCGGCGACAATCTGGCAGGGGTGGGATCGATCGGTCAAACCGTTGATGACCGGCACACTGGCATACCGGGCCATTTCCTCGATCTTGTCATGATCATCGGTCCGGATCATGATCGCGTCGACCATCCGGCTCAGGACCCGAGCCGTGTCCGCGATCGATTCGCCCCGTCCCAGCTGCATCGAGCCGGAATCCATGACCATGGCGCTGCCGCCCAACTGGCGCATGGCCATGTCAAAACTGACGCGCGTCCGGGTAGAGCTTTTCTCGAAAATCATCGCCAGCACATGGCCATCCAGCGGCGCGTCTGCATCAGACCGACCACGCGGCCAGGTAGTCCGTGCCGATTTGCGATCTTGCGCATCATTGATCATCGCCGCGATCGCATTGCCGCCTGCATCCGACAGATCGAGGAGGTGCCGGATGGTCATCAGGCTGCCTCAGGGATCACGTAGTCAGACGCACCGGCGGAAAGCTTCTCGAAAAACTCGTCTATTTCCGCGTCACCGATCACCAACGGGGGCAAGACGCGCAAGGTGTTGTCCCCGGCAGCGACCGTCAGCAACTTATGGTGGTCACGCAGATGGACAAAGAACGGGCGGCTTTCGACCTTCATCTTGATCCCGAGCATCAGGCCTTTGCCGCGAACGAGCTCGAAGAGATCCGGATAATTGCCGATGAATTGCTCGAGCCGGGCGCGGATGCGCTCTCCCTTCTCACGCACTTCGGCCATAAACTCATCATTCGCGACAGCGTCCATGACGGCCATGCCCGCAGCCATAGCCAGCGGATTGCCGCCATAGGTCGATCCATGGGTGCCAAAGGTCATGCCCCGTGCAGCCTTTTCGGTCGCCAGCGTCGCACCAAAGGGAAATCCGCCGCCGATGCCCTTGGCCGTCGCCAGGATATCAGGCACGATCCCGTATTGCTCATAAGCATACAGAGTTCCGGTCCGTGCCACGCCGCATTGCACTTCATCGAGCACCAGCATCAGGTCATGTTCGTCGCACAGTGCGCGCAAGCCGGTCATGAACGCGTCCGAAGCCGGACGTATACCACCTTCACCCTGAATCGGTTCGACCAGGAAGCCGGCTGTTTTTGGCCCGACCATGGATTTGGCCATCTCCAGATTGTCGAACTCGCAATACTGGAAACCCTCGAGCAGGGGCAGGAAGCCCTTGTGCATCTTTTCCTGATTGGAGGCAGAGATGGTCGCCATCGTGCGCCCGTGAAAGGCATTGGTGAAGGTGATCAGTTCCGTGCGTTTCGGATTGCCATCTGCATGCTGGTGATAGGCACGAGCCGCCTTGATCGCCGCCTCGACAGCTTCGGCACCCGAATTGGTGAAGAAAACGGTATCGGCAAAGGTCTTCTCTACCAGCCGCGCGGCCAATTGCTCGCCTTGCGGGCTGCCATAGAGGTTGGAGACATGCATCAACGTCTCGGCCTGATTCTGGATCGCGCCGATCAGACCCGGATGCGAATGCCCCAGCAAGTTGACCGCGATACCGCTGGCAAAATCGAGGTAACGGATGCCGTCTTCATCAATCAGGTGACAGTGCTCGCCGCGAACCGGGCGAACCCCGCACCGGGGATAGACGGGCATAAGCGGTGTGATAGCCATGAGACGATGTTCCTCGAGAATTCAATTTCAAACAACAAATGGCGACCTCCGCAGAGGCCGCCATTTGCAATTGTCTATGCGCTTCGCCGCGCCCGGTCAAACAGGCTGGCAAGAAGCGGGCTGTCAGCCTTCGGCCGGAACCAGGTTGACTGCCGAATGCTTGCCTCGTCGGTCAACTTCGAGGTCGAATTCGTAGCGCTCGCCCTCATTGATCTGGCTCAGGCCGGACCGTTCGACAGCACTGATATGTACGAATGCATCAGGCTGGCCATCATCCCGTACCAGGAAGCCGAAACCCTTCATTGAATTGAAGAATTTCACGGTGCCGGTTGCCTTTTCGCCGGTAAGCTCGCGCTGCGGCGGGCCTCCGCGATCGCCTTCGGGAGCGCGTCCACCGCCGCCCTGCACTTCGATCACATCGCCCACAATCTGCAGATCCTGTGCGGAAATCTTGCCGCCACGATCGATCAGGTTGAATTCGAGGCCCTGACCTTCGGCCAATCCTTCCAGTCCGGCGCGTTCTACGGCGCTGATATGTACAAACACATCTTCGCCGCCCTCATCCTGCTGGATGAAGCCGAAGCCCTTTTGCGAGTTGAAGAATTTTACGGTGCCTTTGCCGGTACCGACAACCTGGGCCGGCATGCGGTTGAAACCGCCGCCACCGCCGCCGCCGCCACTACCGCCGCCGCCACGCGGACCGCCGCCGAAGCCGCCACGACCTCCGCCGCCGCCGCCGCCATAGCCACCACGGTCACCGCCACCGCCGCCGAAGCGGTCTCCACCGCCTCCGCCAAACCGGTCGCCGCCACCGCCAAAGCGATCACCGCCGCCGCCGAAATCGCCGCCACCGCCGGGAAACGGTTCGTATCCATCTTCACCGAAACCATCCCGCTTGTCGCGTCCGCGACCGCGGCGCCCTCTATCGTAACCCATAACTCAATTCGTACCTTGTCAAGCGCGCCCCGTCAGTCTCGATACGGCTGGCCTGGACGGCGAGGCTGGCCGATCGTCAGGTGGAAGTGACCGGACAATTGCCGGATTCTCCACCCACAGATTTTCATTCATAGCGCAGAAAGGCGCAGCAGGCGAATGTTTTAGCGTCGCAGCGTAGTATCGCGTTCAAATGTGACAATTCCATAACCAGCCACAGCAATGTTCGCGTGACGCTTTACTGTGCAATCCGCTGCTTGCGATTGGACAATTGCAGGGGCATTGACGATGGCGAAGGGGTCGCGGCTGATAGTCAACGCGGCACCCAATGCACGACCATAATTCCGGAGCTTTGATCATGAGCGATTTCCGCGCCTTGTCCGAAACCACGATGGCAAGTCCGCAAATCACACCTGCTGACGTGCAGGAAGCCTGCGATCAAGGCGTTACCTTGATCATAAATAACCGCCCTGACGGCGAGGAAGCTTCCCAGCCTGAAGGTTCCGCGATCGAGGATGCGGCGCGCGCTGCCGGCTTGGACTATGTCGCGATTCCTGTAACTTCGGCCGGTTTTAGCGAGCCTCAGGTCGCGGCAATGCGCGCGGCGCTGGACGGGGCCGCGGGCAAGGTTCTTGCCTATTGCCGGTCAGGCACCCGCTCGACATTGCTATGGTCGCTGGCACAGTCGAGCGCAGGTGTTGATCCGGAAGCGATCTCCGCCGCAGCGGCCAACGCCGGCTATGATGTCAGCCCGATTCGTCCCGCGATGGATATGTTCGCGGCCCGGTCCAAGGGCTGACTATTTGCGATAGTCGAGCGGAGGGTCGCGATCGCCCAGTAGCGAGCGATAGACATAGTCCTCGCCTCGCGATGCATCGAATTCGGCCCTGGCAGCCGAGCGCAGGTCCGGTCGCGAATAGAGTTCGATCGCCATCAGGGTAAGGGCTTTCGCCGCTACCTGTGCGCCCTTGGCGCCGATTGAATGGCCACTTGCGGCAACTGCCTGCCAGCTATGGGCGCTTGTTCCCGGCACCCAGGTCGCCGTTCGCACCCCGACAGTCGGTGTGGCCCACGAAACGTCCCCGACATCCGTCGATCCGTAGCCGAGCGACTTGCCATACGGCTGGATTGCCTCGGCCGAATCAAGCGGCTTGGCCCCTTCGCCCAGAGATTTGCTGATCTGGGCAGCCCATTCGCGCTCCTCCGGTGTGTAGGTCACCCCGCCGACTTGGCGCAGCTTTGCATCCATCACCTTGGCCAGCGTCTCGTTGACCAGCAGGGGATTGTTGCCGTGAATGATTTCCCATTCGACTTCGGTACCAGTCCCGATCGCGGCACCCCGGGCCGTATCCTCGAGCCGGTTCCATAGCGTGCGGACCTCGTCAGCATCGGAATGCCGGACATAGTAAAAGGACTCGGCAAAATCGGGGATTACATTGGGCGCCGCGCCGCCCTTGGTCACGACATAGTGGATGCGCGTATCCATGCTCGTATGCTCGCGCATCATATTGACCATCATGTTCATGGCCTCGACCCCGTCGAGCGCGGACCTGCCCCGTTCGGGAGCGCCGGCGGCGTGGGCTGAAATTCCCTTGAACCGGAATTTGGCCGAACGATTGGCAAGGCTGGTACGGGCCGCTGCGCTGTTACGATCAGCCGCATGCCAGTGCAGCGCAACATCGACATCATCGAACAGGCCGGCCCGGGCCATGTAGACTTTGCCCGAACCGCCCTCTTCCGCCGGCGTGCCATAGAGCCGGATGCGGCCCGGCGTCCCGGTCGCTTCAAGCCAGTTCTTGATCGCGATGGCAGCCGTCAGCGAACCAGCTGCGAACAGGTTGTGCCCGCATGCATGCCCAGCCGGCTTGTCATCCATGATCTCCCGTGTGGCGGAGGTTGACTGGCTGATCCCCGGCAGGGCGTCATATTCCGCCAAGACTCCGATAACCGGCCCGCCCTGCCCCCATTCGGCAACAAAAGCTGTCGGGATTCCAGCGACCCCTTCGGTAATGGTAAATCCTTCGCTGCGCAGCTCGCTCTGCAACAGGTTGGTCGAGCGCAATTCGAGATATCCGAGCTCGGCCCAATCCCACAATTGTTTGGCAACTCGTGTGGTGCGCTCTTCTTGTGCATCGACCGCCGCAATCGGATCTTCAGGCGCGGCCCATGCTGGAGGAGTGACAGCCATGGCCATCGTTGCCAAAAGCGCAAAGCGTTTCATTTCCAATCTCCCTGTTGCCCTGCTTGTGCCAAGCGCAGGCGCAAATGGGAAGTGGCCCTCGACACAGCATGCCGCACATGCCAACCGCGCCGCATGGATCCTGTGCAACTTGGCGGCTCCCTGATTGCCATTCTCTTGTTGGCGGGCCTGACGGCGTGGCTCAAGCTGGGCGCATCCCCGCGCCTGCACGACGAATCGGACGCGCGACGTGCTGCGGACCAGGTTGTAAGCGGGTTCGAGGCAGAGGAATTCGCGATCGATCGCGACGGAGAAGGGGCGATACTGCGCGGACCGAACGGGCAGATCATGGTCCTGAGGCCCCATGGCAGCCACTTTGCCGGCCGGGTCCTGACCCCAGAGGCAAGAGCGCAATTGTCTGGCGGGCAGCTGCATATTCACACCGGGGAGCGCCGCTTTGGCGACGTTTTCCTGACGCTGGAAGACGGACCATATTGGGTTGCAGCAATCAACGGGCTAGAGACACCCCGCGATGCCTGACTTCTCGCCCACCCAATACGCCGTTCCGGCCTTTGTTGTGCTGGTACTGATCGAGATGGTCTGGGCCTGGCGCAGCCGTCCCGAAGCCTATGAGCCAAAGGACACCCTGGTGAGCCTTTCCTTCGGGCTCGGCAGCACCATTGCAGGCGCGTTGTCTGGCGGTTTCGCGGTGTTTGTTTTCATGACCGCCTATGACTATCGCCTGCTGGATTTCGGCCCCGAATGGTGGGCCGTGTGGTGGGCATGGCCGCTTTGCTTCGTGCTCGATGACCTCAAATATTACTGGGTTCACCGCGCCGGGCATCGCATCCGCTGGATGTGGGCGTCCCATGTGAATCACCATTCCAGCCAGCATTACAATCTCTCGACCGCGCTGCGGCAGAGTTGGACCGGCAGCTTTACTTTCGGCCTGCTCTTCGCACTGCCACTAGTCTTCCTCGGCTTCCATCCCGGCATGATTGCCATCGTTGGCGGCTTCAACCTGATCTACCAATTCTGGATCCATACCGAGGCGATTGACCGGATGCCGCGCTGGTTCGAAGCGGTGTTGAATACGCCGAGCCACCACCGGGTCCATCATGCCACCAACCCGCGCTATCTCGACCGGAACTATGCCGGCGTTTTCATTATCTGGGACAAGATGTTCGGCACGTTCGAGCCCGAAACGAACGAAGAAGACATCCGCTACGGCATTGTCAAACAGCTCGGCAGTTTCAACCTGCTATGGGCCGTGCTGCATGAATGGATCGGCATGGTTCAGGATATCTGGCGCGCGCCATGGCGGCACAAGCTGGGCTATCTGCTGCGCGAACCCGGCTGGACGCATGATGGCAGTCGCGACACGTCCGACATGATTCGCGAACGCTGGCAAGATCGGGAATCCGGCAAAGACAGGACTACGGACCAAAAGGCGATTGCAGCGAGCCACGAGCCTGCGTAACCCTCCTCGATCAGAGGAGAGCTTGATGAACCAGTATGACTATATCGTAATCGGTGGCGGCAGTGCGGGCAGCGCAGTGGCCGGCCGGCTTGCGGTAGACGGGACCCGCCAGGTCTGCCTGCTGGAGGCTGGCGGCCGCAACAACAATATGCTGGTCAAGACCCCCGGCTTCATGCCGTTCCTGCTGAAGAATACGAACTACCGCTTCGACACCGTGCCGCAAAAGGGCCTGAACGGTCGCATCGGATACCAGCCCCGCGGCAAGGGGCTGGGCGGATCGTCTGCGATAAACGCCATGGTCTACATCCGCGGGCACAAATGGGATTTCGACAATTGGGCCGAGATGGGCTGTGATGGCTGGGCCTACGAAGATGTCCTGCCCTATTTCAAGAAGGCAGAAGCCAATGTGCGCGGCGCCGACGATTTTCACGGCGCTGGCGGGCCGCTCTTTGTGTCCGATCAGAAATGGCCCAACCCCACCAGCACCGACTTTGTCGAGGCCGCCACCCAGTTGCAGCTGCCGCAC
This is a stretch of genomic DNA from Parerythrobacter jejuensis. It encodes these proteins:
- a CDS encoding OmpA family protein yields the protein MRKLVIGMAMASTALASPALARDDAWYVEVDGGVMVVEDIDLNVNGNNDSLTVATTEGYDFGGIVGYDFGPVRLEAEASYREAEVDGVNVGTAGFPAGPAGRLAPSGAYPANGSVSSLSFMVNGLADFGPDDGIQGFVGGGIGVARTDINATINTTGTAGLDDSDSGLAWQIIGGIRAPLNDNWDVGLKYRMFTAENVVLVDRSGRTVDDKFRSHSILGTLTYNFGSAPPPPPPPPPPPPPPPPPPPPPPPPPAAPTCNTGPYIVFFDWDESAITPEAATILNNAVTAYANCGSASVMLAGHADASGSKTYNVGLSQRRNASVRDYLSGRGIPDARISSEAFGETQLRVPTADGVRELQNRRVEVTYGPGSGM
- a CDS encoding superoxide dismutase family protein, which codes for MKLFAVAAMAALPLLASCSTASQLPTERLGSATVSLSNGVPAGTAQLLATGDIVSLTVAVSGIPAGPHGFHLHTTGRCERPGFQSAGGHLNPTGEGHGLEDDDGSHLGDLPNLVAQSTGLTTKTVMLRGTRQMILTELFDQDGTAVMIHADPDDGTSEPSGNAGRRIACGVLKRS
- a CDS encoding spinster family MFS transporter; this translates as MSESDDQAPVAASQTEKVPAYSWYALGILVIVYVLNFVDRNIISILAEDIKADLGLRDDQIGFLYGTAFGVFYALFGIPLGKLADSWHRVRLMTAGLAIWSAFTVLSGFAKSFTALSVARIGVGVGEATASPSAYSLISDWFPKKMRATALAIYSSGLYIGGGVSLLIGGAIVERWNESYPVDAPLGLAGWQAAFILVGLPGLLLAMLVFTLREPLRGQSEGLIAEPVKDPFRGFLRELVAVIPPFTLIGAAQAGTRGILINLAGALVIGGTAFALAELTGNYQQWIAVGIGYYAIFSWASTLKRRDEAAFKLIWGTPAFLTTILGYGMVAFMSYAASFWAAPYAIRILGEAPALAGFWIGGPGAAGGFLGVVLGGWAADWLRKRNPAGRLIMVAVGLVGAAPFLYIMFTAQDPVVFYIAAFLQSLFGSSALGGAAATTQDLVLPRMRGTATATFFLSTTLVGLALGPYLAGQVSTVTDSLSTGGLSLLVAVPIGLILLFVAYRTVPEAERTLLERARAAGEAV
- the queC gene encoding 7-cyano-7-deazaguanine synthase QueC; protein product: MSGNSRKAAAVLLSGGLDSMVTAAIAREQGFAIHALSIDYGQRHRIELDAASVIATKLGAERHVEISLDLRKFGGSALTADIDVPKTGVADDIPVTYVPARNLVFLSLTTAFAEASGARDLFIGVNALDYSGYPDCRPEFIESFAATANLATKAGVEEGAPFHIHTPLQNMTKADIAREADRLGLDSAWSWSCYDPLPGAQPCGACDSCRLRRKGFSEAGLTDGLMYPADAPPIQGENV
- a CDS encoding DUF3617 domain-containing protein encodes the protein MKMLSRARLQSAVIALGASIVALTVPTQAQAPSLAMLDKLQPGEWEIRYRDGSPARKLCLGSGRDLIQLRHRTPKCNRFVVEDGQAEVTVQYTCRGNGYGRTSIRRESNLLVQIESQGIEGGLPFSFTAEGRRVGACR
- a CDS encoding Hsp33 family molecular chaperone HslO: MQQPTEIFSDRTLGFTIPSRDVRGRVVRLDDVLETVLSAHDYPPAITHLLAEALVLATLIGSLVKQDQGQMTMQAQTKGGVVNLLVCDFRNGEVRGYVDFDEGRFGALGANPSLSALFGEGYLAITFDMADERGRYQGIVPLEGESLSQACESYFVQSEQVPTLIRVAIKSGDSGCVGAGMLVQHLADGEEGRERLHVRLDHPEWEYVSVMAGSIRHDELLDPALSMEALVWRLFHEEDEIRTQHGAALSRGCRCSAEHYEQVLGRFPPAERDAMRNDEGVIVVDCAFCSKLFSVAV
- the argF gene encoding ornithine carbamoyltransferase codes for the protein MTIRHLLDLSDAGGNAIAAMINDAQDRKSARTTWPRGRSDADAPLDGHVLAMIFEKSSTRTRVSFDMAMRQLGGSAMVMDSGSMQLGRGESIADTARVLSRMVDAIMIRTDDHDKIEEMARYASVPVINGLTDRSHPCQIVADLLTIIERGKPLPGLEMAWLGDGNNVLHSVLEAAGLMKFNVRIGTPKGFEPDEEFVAMARDGGATVTLTDDPVAAADGADVVVTDTWVSMGQDHATTKIEAMSPFRVDANLMAQAKADAIFLHCLPAHVGEEVTQEVIEGPQSVVFDEAENRVHAQKSILLWALGKL
- a CDS encoding aspartate aminotransferase family protein — encoded protein: MAITPLMPVYPRCGVRPVRGEHCHLIDEDGIRYLDFASGIAVNLLGHSHPGLIGAIQNQAETLMHVSNLYGSPQGEQLAARLVEKTFADTVFFTNSGAEAVEAAIKAARAYHQHADGNPKRTELITFTNAFHGRTMATISASNQEKMHKGFLPLLEGFQYCEFDNLEMAKSMVGPKTAGFLVEPIQGEGGIRPASDAFMTGLRALCDEHDLMLVLDEVQCGVARTGTLYAYEQYGIVPDILATAKGIGGGFPFGATLATEKAARGMTFGTHGSTYGGNPLAMAAGMAVMDAVANDEFMAEVREKGERIRARLEQFIGNYPDLFELVRGKGLMLGIKMKVESRPFFVHLRDHHKLLTVAAGDNTLRVLPPLVIGDAEIDEFFEKLSAGASDYVIPEAA